One genomic window of Piliocolobus tephrosceles isolate RC106 chromosome 19, ASM277652v3, whole genome shotgun sequence includes the following:
- the LOC111535031 gene encoding sushi domain-containing protein 2 isoform X3 produces MHTKTWPARALPLWLNQSLRRPARLREFLQLLLLPGIQTAIPAQMHPNKVSMTEKSELVNETRWQYYGTADTSGNLSLTWHVEALPTQTVTIELWGYEETGMPYSQEWTAKWSYLYPLATHIPNSGSFTFTPKPAPPSYQRWQVGALRIIDSKNYAGQKDVQALWTNDHALAWHLSDDFREDPVAWARTQCQAWEELEDQLPNFLEELPDCPCTLTQAWADSGRFFTDYGCDMEQGSVCTYHPGAVHCVRSVQASPRYGSGQQCCYTADGTQLLTADSSSGSTPDRGHDWGAPPFRTPPRVPGMSHWLYDVLSFYYCCLWAPDCPRYMQRRPSNDCRNYQPPRLASAFGDPHFVTFDGTNFTFNGRGEYVLLEAVLTDLRVQARAQPGRMSNGTQTRGTGLTAVAVQEDNSDVVEVRLASGTSGLEVLLNQEVLSFAEQSWMDLKGMFLSVAARDRVSIMLASGAGLEVSVQGPFLSVSVLLPEKFLTHTHGLLGTLNNDPTDDFTLRSGRVLPPGSSPQELFLFGADWAVHNASSLLTYDSWFLVHNFLYQPKHDPTFEPLFTSETTLNPSQAQEAAKLCGDDHFCNFDVAATGSLSTGNATRVAHQLHQRRMRSLQPVVSCGWLAPPPNGQKEGNRYLAGSTIYFHCDNGYSLAGAETSTCQADGTWSSPTPECQPGRSYTVLLGIIFGGLAVVAAVALVYVLLRRRKGNMHIWGTQP; encoded by the exons ATGCACACCAAGACTTGGCCCGCCCGTGCTTTGCCACTCTGGCTGAACCAGTCCCTTAGGAGGCCTGCCCGCCTGCGAGAGTTCCTTCAGCTCCTTCTACTCCCTGGCATCCAGACAGCGATCCCAGCCCAGA TGCACCCCAACAAAGTGTCAATGACGGAAAAGAGCGAGTTGGTGAACGAGACGCGTTGGCAATACTATGGCACCGCCGACACCTCAGGCAACCTCAGCCTGACCTGGCACGTCGAGGCGCTGCCCACGCAGACTGTCACCATCGAGCTGTGGGGCTATGAGGAGACAG GAATGCCCTACTCACAGGAGTGGACTGCAAAGTGGTCGTACCTGTACCCCCTGGCCACACACATCCCCAACTCCGGCTCTTTCACCTTCACCCCAAAACCTGCTCCTCCCAGCTACCAGAGATGGCAAGTGGGTGCACTTCGGATCATCGACAGCAAAAATTACGCGGGGCAGAA GGACGTGCAGGCGCTCTGGACCAATGACCACGCGCTGGCCTGGCACCTGAGCGATGACTTCCGAGAGGACCCTGTGGCCTGGGCACGCACTCAGTGCCAGGCCTGGGAGGAGCTGGAGGATCAGCTGCCCAACTTCCTGGAGGAGCTGCCGGACTGTCCCTGCACCCTGACCCAGGCCTGGGCTGACTCCGGCCGCTTCTTC ACGGACTACGGCTGTGACATGGAGCAGGGCAGCGTGTGCACCTACCACCCCGGGGCCGTGCACTGTGTGCGCTCTGTGCAGGCCAG CCCTCGGTACGGCTCGGGTCAGCAGTGCTGCTACACAGCGGATGGGACGCAGCTCCTGACGGCCGACTCCAGCAGTGGCAGCACTCCCGACCGTGGCCATGACTGGGGCGCACCCCCATTCCGCACGCCACCCCGAGTGCCCGGCATGTCTCACTGGCTCTACGATGTCCTCAGCTTCTATTACTGCTGCCTCTGGGCACCCGACTGCCCCCGCTACATGCAACGGCGGCCCTCCAATGACTGCCGCAACTACCAGCCCCCGCGACTGG cctccgcCTTCGGAGACCCACACTTTGTGACCTTTGACGGCACCAACTTCACATTCAATGGGCGTGGAGAGTACGTGCTGCTGGAGGCAGTACTGACTGACCTGAGGGTGCAGGCGCGGGCCCAGCCCGGGAGGATGTCCAACG GCACGCAGACCCGTGGCACGGGGCTGACCGCAGTAGCCGTCCAGGAAGACAACTCAGACGTGGTGGAGGTCAGGCTGGCCAGCGGGACCAGCGGTCTGGAGGTGCTGCTGAACCAGGAGGTGCTGAGCTTCGCCGAGCAGAGCTGGATGGACCTGAAGG GAATGTTCCTGTCAGTGGCTGCCAGGGACAGGGTCTCCATCATGCTGGCATCAGGGGCCGGCCTGGAGGTCAGCGTGCAGGGCCCGTTCCTGAGTGTGTCCGTCCTGCTGCCTGAGAAGTTCCTCACCCACACCCACGGCCTCCTTGGGACACTGAACAACGACCCCACTGACGACTTCACCCTGCGCAGCGGGCGCGTCCTGCCCCCGGGCAGCAGTCCCCaggagctgttcctgtttgggGCCGACT GGGCTGTGCACAACGCGTCCTCCCTGCTCACCTACGACTCCTGGTTCCTGGTCCACAACTTCCTGTACCAACCCAAGCACGACCCCACCTTCGAGCCCCTCTTCACCAGTGAGACCACCCTCAACCCCAGCCAGGCACAAGAGGCAGCCAAGCTATGCGGCGACGATCATTTCTGCAACTTCGATGTGGCGGCCACTGGGAGCCTGAGCACGGGCAATGCCACTCGGGTGGCCCACCAGCTGCACCAGCGTCGCATGCGGAGTCTGCAGCCAG TCGTGTCCTGTGGCTGGCTGGCCCCACCTCCCAATGGACAAAAGGAGGGCAACAGGTACCTGGCGGGTTCCACCATCTACTTCCACTGTGACAACGGCTACAGCCTGGCCGGGGCAGAGACCAGCACCTGCCAGGCTGATGGCACCTGGTCCTCACCCACCCCGGAGTGCCAGCCAG GACGCAGCTACACGGTGCTGTTGGGCATCATCTTTGGGGGCCTCGCGGTGGTGGCGGCGGTTGCGCTTGTCTATGTGCTGCTGCGACGCAGGAAGGGCAACAT GCACATCTGGGGCACACAGCCCTGA
- the LOC111535031 gene encoding sushi domain-containing protein 2 isoform X2: MKPALLPWALLLLATAPGPGPGPTADAQDSCSMRCGALDGPCSCHPTCSGLGTCCLDFRDFCLEILPYSGSMMGGKDFVVRHFKMSSPTDTSVICRFKESIQTLGHVDSSGQVHCVSPLLYESGRVPFTVSLDNGHSFPRAGTWLAVHPNKVSMTEKSELVNETRWQYYGTADTSGNLSLTWHVEALPTQTVTIELWGYEETGMPYSQEWTAKWSYLYPLATHIPNSGSFTFTPKPAPPSYQRWQVGALRIIDSKNYAGQKDVQALWTNDHALAWHLSDDFREDPVAWARTQCQAWEELEDQLPNFLEELPDCPCTLTQAWADSGRFFTDYGCDMEQGSVCTYHPGAVHCVRSVQASPRYGSGQQCCYTADGTQLLTADSSSGSTPDRGHDWGAPPFRTPPRVPGMSHWLYDVLSFYYCCLWAPDCPRYMQRRPSNDCRNYQPPRLASAFGDPHFVTFDGTNFTFNGRGEYVLLEAVLTDLRVQARAQPGRMSNGTQTRGTGLTAVAVQEDNSDVVEVRLASGTSGLEVLLNQEVLSFAEQSWMDLKGMFLSVAARDRVSIMLASGAGLEVSVQGPFLSVSVLLPEKFLTHTHGLLGTLNNDPTDDFTLRSGRVLPPGSSPQELFLFGADWAVHNASSLLTYDSWFLVHNFLYQPKHDPTFEPLFTSETTLNPSQAQEAAKLCGDDHFCNFDVAATGSLSTGNATRVAHQLHQRRMRSLQPVVSCGWLAPPPNGQKEGNRYLAGSTIYFHCDNGYSLAGAETSTCQADGTWSSPTPECQPGRSYTVLLGIIFGGLAVVAAVALVYVLLRRRKGNMHIWGTQP, from the exons ATGAAGCCAGCCCTCCTGCCCTGGGCCCTGCTGCTGCTGGCGACAGCCCCCGGCCCAGGCCCTGGACCCACAGCAG ATGCCCAAGACAGCTGCTCCATGCGCTGTGGCGCCCTGGACGGTCCGTGTTCCTGCCACCCGACGTGCTCCGGCCTTGGCACCTGCTGCTTAGATTTCCGGGACTTCTGCCTGGAGATCTTGCCCTACTCAGGCTCCATGATGGGCGGCAAGGACTTTGTGGTGCGGCACTTCAAGATGTCCAGCCCCACAGACACCAGTGTGATCTGCAG GTTTAAGGAGAGCATCCAGACCCTCGGCCATGTGGACTCCTCCGGGCAAGTGCACTGTGTGTCACCCCTGCTCTATGAGAGCGGCCGCGTCCCCTTCACCGTCTCACTGGACAACGGCCACTCCTTCCCTCGCGCGGGCACCTGGCTGGCTG TGCACCCCAACAAAGTGTCAATGACGGAAAAGAGCGAGTTGGTGAACGAGACGCGTTGGCAATACTATGGCACCGCCGACACCTCAGGCAACCTCAGCCTGACCTGGCACGTCGAGGCGCTGCCCACGCAGACTGTCACCATCGAGCTGTGGGGCTATGAGGAGACAG GAATGCCCTACTCACAGGAGTGGACTGCAAAGTGGTCGTACCTGTACCCCCTGGCCACACACATCCCCAACTCCGGCTCTTTCACCTTCACCCCAAAACCTGCTCCTCCCAGCTACCAGAGATGGCAAGTGGGTGCACTTCGGATCATCGACAGCAAAAATTACGCGGGGCAGAA GGACGTGCAGGCGCTCTGGACCAATGACCACGCGCTGGCCTGGCACCTGAGCGATGACTTCCGAGAGGACCCTGTGGCCTGGGCACGCACTCAGTGCCAGGCCTGGGAGGAGCTGGAGGATCAGCTGCCCAACTTCCTGGAGGAGCTGCCGGACTGTCCCTGCACCCTGACCCAGGCCTGGGCTGACTCCGGCCGCTTCTTC ACGGACTACGGCTGTGACATGGAGCAGGGCAGCGTGTGCACCTACCACCCCGGGGCCGTGCACTGTGTGCGCTCTGTGCAGGCCAG CCCTCGGTACGGCTCGGGTCAGCAGTGCTGCTACACAGCGGATGGGACGCAGCTCCTGACGGCCGACTCCAGCAGTGGCAGCACTCCCGACCGTGGCCATGACTGGGGCGCACCCCCATTCCGCACGCCACCCCGAGTGCCCGGCATGTCTCACTGGCTCTACGATGTCCTCAGCTTCTATTACTGCTGCCTCTGGGCACCCGACTGCCCCCGCTACATGCAACGGCGGCCCTCCAATGACTGCCGCAACTACCAGCCCCCGCGACTGG cctccgcCTTCGGAGACCCACACTTTGTGACCTTTGACGGCACCAACTTCACATTCAATGGGCGTGGAGAGTACGTGCTGCTGGAGGCAGTACTGACTGACCTGAGGGTGCAGGCGCGGGCCCAGCCCGGGAGGATGTCCAACG GCACGCAGACCCGTGGCACGGGGCTGACCGCAGTAGCCGTCCAGGAAGACAACTCAGACGTGGTGGAGGTCAGGCTGGCCAGCGGGACCAGCGGTCTGGAGGTGCTGCTGAACCAGGAGGTGCTGAGCTTCGCCGAGCAGAGCTGGATGGACCTGAAGG GAATGTTCCTGTCAGTGGCTGCCAGGGACAGGGTCTCCATCATGCTGGCATCAGGGGCCGGCCTGGAGGTCAGCGTGCAGGGCCCGTTCCTGAGTGTGTCCGTCCTGCTGCCTGAGAAGTTCCTCACCCACACCCACGGCCTCCTTGGGACACTGAACAACGACCCCACTGACGACTTCACCCTGCGCAGCGGGCGCGTCCTGCCCCCGGGCAGCAGTCCCCaggagctgttcctgtttgggGCCGACT GGGCTGTGCACAACGCGTCCTCCCTGCTCACCTACGACTCCTGGTTCCTGGTCCACAACTTCCTGTACCAACCCAAGCACGACCCCACCTTCGAGCCCCTCTTCACCAGTGAGACCACCCTCAACCCCAGCCAGGCACAAGAGGCAGCCAAGCTATGCGGCGACGATCATTTCTGCAACTTCGATGTGGCGGCCACTGGGAGCCTGAGCACGGGCAATGCCACTCGGGTGGCCCACCAGCTGCACCAGCGTCGCATGCGGAGTCTGCAGCCAG TCGTGTCCTGTGGCTGGCTGGCCCCACCTCCCAATGGACAAAAGGAGGGCAACAGGTACCTGGCGGGTTCCACCATCTACTTCCACTGTGACAACGGCTACAGCCTGGCCGGGGCAGAGACCAGCACCTGCCAGGCTGATGGCACCTGGTCCTCACCCACCCCGGAGTGCCAGCCAG GACGCAGCTACACGGTGCTGTTGGGCATCATCTTTGGGGGCCTCGCGGTGGTGGCGGCGGTTGCGCTTGTCTATGTGCTGCTGCGACGCAGGAAGGGCAACAT GCACATCTGGGGCACACAGCCCTGA
- the LOC111535031 gene encoding sushi domain-containing protein 2 isoform X1 — protein MSMWWPVQLPASVLLGCCCPMGCGRNRDRPCMWGSQSSTCRPRPLASSPPDAQDSCSMRCGALDGPCSCHPTCSGLGTCCLDFRDFCLEILPYSGSMMGGKDFVVRHFKMSSPTDTSVICRFKESIQTLGHVDSSGQVHCVSPLLYESGRVPFTVSLDNGHSFPRAGTWLAVHPNKVSMTEKSELVNETRWQYYGTADTSGNLSLTWHVEALPTQTVTIELWGYEETGMPYSQEWTAKWSYLYPLATHIPNSGSFTFTPKPAPPSYQRWQVGALRIIDSKNYAGQKDVQALWTNDHALAWHLSDDFREDPVAWARTQCQAWEELEDQLPNFLEELPDCPCTLTQAWADSGRFFTDYGCDMEQGSVCTYHPGAVHCVRSVQASPRYGSGQQCCYTADGTQLLTADSSSGSTPDRGHDWGAPPFRTPPRVPGMSHWLYDVLSFYYCCLWAPDCPRYMQRRPSNDCRNYQPPRLASAFGDPHFVTFDGTNFTFNGRGEYVLLEAVLTDLRVQARAQPGRMSNGTQTRGTGLTAVAVQEDNSDVVEVRLASGTSGLEVLLNQEVLSFAEQSWMDLKGMFLSVAARDRVSIMLASGAGLEVSVQGPFLSVSVLLPEKFLTHTHGLLGTLNNDPTDDFTLRSGRVLPPGSSPQELFLFGADWAVHNASSLLTYDSWFLVHNFLYQPKHDPTFEPLFTSETTLNPSQAQEAAKLCGDDHFCNFDVAATGSLSTGNATRVAHQLHQRRMRSLQPVVSCGWLAPPPNGQKEGNRYLAGSTIYFHCDNGYSLAGAETSTCQADGTWSSPTPECQPGRSYTVLLGIIFGGLAVVAAVALVYVLLRRRKGNMHIWGTQP, from the exons ATGTCCATGTGGTGGCCAGTGCAGCTCCCGGCCAGCGTTCTCCTGGGATGCTGCTGTCCAATGGGCTGTGGGAGGAACAGAGACAGGCCTTGCATGTGGGGCAGCCAGTCCAGCACCTGCCGGCCCAGGCCCTTAGCATCCTCTCCTCCAGATGCCCAAGACAGCTGCTCCATGCGCTGTGGCGCCCTGGACGGTCCGTGTTCCTGCCACCCGACGTGCTCCGGCCTTGGCACCTGCTGCTTAGATTTCCGGGACTTCTGCCTGGAGATCTTGCCCTACTCAGGCTCCATGATGGGCGGCAAGGACTTTGTGGTGCGGCACTTCAAGATGTCCAGCCCCACAGACACCAGTGTGATCTGCAG GTTTAAGGAGAGCATCCAGACCCTCGGCCATGTGGACTCCTCCGGGCAAGTGCACTGTGTGTCACCCCTGCTCTATGAGAGCGGCCGCGTCCCCTTCACCGTCTCACTGGACAACGGCCACTCCTTCCCTCGCGCGGGCACCTGGCTGGCTG TGCACCCCAACAAAGTGTCAATGACGGAAAAGAGCGAGTTGGTGAACGAGACGCGTTGGCAATACTATGGCACCGCCGACACCTCAGGCAACCTCAGCCTGACCTGGCACGTCGAGGCGCTGCCCACGCAGACTGTCACCATCGAGCTGTGGGGCTATGAGGAGACAG GAATGCCCTACTCACAGGAGTGGACTGCAAAGTGGTCGTACCTGTACCCCCTGGCCACACACATCCCCAACTCCGGCTCTTTCACCTTCACCCCAAAACCTGCTCCTCCCAGCTACCAGAGATGGCAAGTGGGTGCACTTCGGATCATCGACAGCAAAAATTACGCGGGGCAGAA GGACGTGCAGGCGCTCTGGACCAATGACCACGCGCTGGCCTGGCACCTGAGCGATGACTTCCGAGAGGACCCTGTGGCCTGGGCACGCACTCAGTGCCAGGCCTGGGAGGAGCTGGAGGATCAGCTGCCCAACTTCCTGGAGGAGCTGCCGGACTGTCCCTGCACCCTGACCCAGGCCTGGGCTGACTCCGGCCGCTTCTTC ACGGACTACGGCTGTGACATGGAGCAGGGCAGCGTGTGCACCTACCACCCCGGGGCCGTGCACTGTGTGCGCTCTGTGCAGGCCAG CCCTCGGTACGGCTCGGGTCAGCAGTGCTGCTACACAGCGGATGGGACGCAGCTCCTGACGGCCGACTCCAGCAGTGGCAGCACTCCCGACCGTGGCCATGACTGGGGCGCACCCCCATTCCGCACGCCACCCCGAGTGCCCGGCATGTCTCACTGGCTCTACGATGTCCTCAGCTTCTATTACTGCTGCCTCTGGGCACCCGACTGCCCCCGCTACATGCAACGGCGGCCCTCCAATGACTGCCGCAACTACCAGCCCCCGCGACTGG cctccgcCTTCGGAGACCCACACTTTGTGACCTTTGACGGCACCAACTTCACATTCAATGGGCGTGGAGAGTACGTGCTGCTGGAGGCAGTACTGACTGACCTGAGGGTGCAGGCGCGGGCCCAGCCCGGGAGGATGTCCAACG GCACGCAGACCCGTGGCACGGGGCTGACCGCAGTAGCCGTCCAGGAAGACAACTCAGACGTGGTGGAGGTCAGGCTGGCCAGCGGGACCAGCGGTCTGGAGGTGCTGCTGAACCAGGAGGTGCTGAGCTTCGCCGAGCAGAGCTGGATGGACCTGAAGG GAATGTTCCTGTCAGTGGCTGCCAGGGACAGGGTCTCCATCATGCTGGCATCAGGGGCCGGCCTGGAGGTCAGCGTGCAGGGCCCGTTCCTGAGTGTGTCCGTCCTGCTGCCTGAGAAGTTCCTCACCCACACCCACGGCCTCCTTGGGACACTGAACAACGACCCCACTGACGACTTCACCCTGCGCAGCGGGCGCGTCCTGCCCCCGGGCAGCAGTCCCCaggagctgttcctgtttgggGCCGACT GGGCTGTGCACAACGCGTCCTCCCTGCTCACCTACGACTCCTGGTTCCTGGTCCACAACTTCCTGTACCAACCCAAGCACGACCCCACCTTCGAGCCCCTCTTCACCAGTGAGACCACCCTCAACCCCAGCCAGGCACAAGAGGCAGCCAAGCTATGCGGCGACGATCATTTCTGCAACTTCGATGTGGCGGCCACTGGGAGCCTGAGCACGGGCAATGCCACTCGGGTGGCCCACCAGCTGCACCAGCGTCGCATGCGGAGTCTGCAGCCAG TCGTGTCCTGTGGCTGGCTGGCCCCACCTCCCAATGGACAAAAGGAGGGCAACAGGTACCTGGCGGGTTCCACCATCTACTTCCACTGTGACAACGGCTACAGCCTGGCCGGGGCAGAGACCAGCACCTGCCAGGCTGATGGCACCTGGTCCTCACCCACCCCGGAGTGCCAGCCAG GACGCAGCTACACGGTGCTGTTGGGCATCATCTTTGGGGGCCTCGCGGTGGTGGCGGCGGTTGCGCTTGTCTATGTGCTGCTGCGACGCAGGAAGGGCAACAT GCACATCTGGGGCACACAGCCCTGA